One Malaclemys terrapin pileata isolate rMalTer1 chromosome 21, rMalTer1.hap1, whole genome shotgun sequence DNA window includes the following coding sequences:
- the LOC128827246 gene encoding claw keratin-like isoform X1 yields the protein MSCSSLSYPECGVARPSPVSGSCNEPCVRQCPDSEVVIRPSPVVVTLPGPILSTFPQQSGVGAVGAPVVGAGYGGSFGLGGLYGSGGHYGGLYGLGGLGGYGSHYGFGGLGGYGGLCGYGGGYGYGGLGRYGGLCGYRGGYGGLCGYGGGYGYGGLGGYGGLCGYGGYGRRYRGGYCGPC from the coding sequence ATGTCTTGCTCCAGCCTGTCCTATCCAGAATGCGGGGTGGCCCGTCCCAgtccagtttctggcagttgCAATGAGCCATGCGTTAGGCAGTGCCCTGACTCTGAAGTGGTCATCAGACCATCACCGGTTGTCGTGACCCTCCCAGGACCAATTCTCAGCACTTTCCCGCAGCAGAGTGGCGTGGGAGCCGTAGGAGCACCTGTGGTCGGAGCTGGCTATGGGGGCTCATTTGGTTTGGGGGGACTGTATGGCTCTGGAGGCCATTATGGAGGATTGTATGGTTTAGGGGGATTGGGTGGTTATGGGAGCCATTACGGTTTTGGGGGATTGGGTGGTTATGGGGGATTGTGTGGTTACGGGGGAGGTTACGGTTATGGGGGATTAGGTAGATATGGGGGATTGTGTGGTTACAGGGGAGGTTATGGGGGACTGTGTGGTTACGGGGGAGGTTACGGTTATGGGGGATTAGGTGGTTATGGGGGATTATGCGGTTACGGGGGATATGGCCGTAGGTATCGCGGTGGATACTGTGGGCCATGTTAA
- the LOC128827229 gene encoding claw keratin-like, giving the protein MSCSSLSYPECGVARPSPVSGSCNEPCVRQCPDSEVVIRPSPVVVTLPGPILSTFPQQSGVGAVGAPVVGAGYGGSFGLGGLYGSGGHYGGLYGLGGLGGYGSHYGFGGLGGYGGLCGYGGGYGYGGLGRYGGLCGYGGGYGGLCGYGGGYGYGGLGGYGGLCGYGGYGRRYRGGYCGPC; this is encoded by the coding sequence ATGTCTTGCTCCAGCCTGTCCTATCCAGAATGCGGGGTGGCCCGTCCCAgtccagtttctggcagttgCAATGAGCCATGCGTTAGGCAGTGCCCTGACTCTGAAGTGGTCATCAGACCATCACCGGTTGTCGTGACCCTCCCAGGACCAATTCTCAGCACTTTCCCGCAGCAGAGTGGCGTGGGAGCCGTAGGAGCACCTGTGGTCGGAGCTGGCTACGGGGGCTCATTCGGTTTGGGGGGACTGTATGGCTCTGGAGGCCATTATGGAGGATTGTATGGTTTAGGGGGATTGGGTGGTTATGGGAGCCATTACGGTTTTGGGGGATTGGGTGGTTATGGGGGATTGTGTGGTTACGGGGGAGGTTACGGTTATGGGGGATTAGGTAGATATGGGGGATTGTGTGGTTACGGGGGAGGTTATGGGGGACTGTGTGGTTACGGGGGAGGTTACGGTTATGGGGGATTAGGTGGTTATGGGGGATTATGCGGTTACGGGGGATATGGCCGTAGGTATCGCGGTGGATACTGTGGGCCATGTTAA
- the LOC128827218 gene encoding claw keratin-like, translating to MSCSSLSYPECGVARPSPVSGTCNEPCVRQCPDSEVVIRPSPVVVTLPGPILSTFPQQSGVGAVGAPVVGAGYGGSFGLGGLYGSGGHYGGLYGLGGLGGYGGLYGYGGLDGYGGLCGYGGGYGYGGLGRYGGLCGYGGGYGGLCGYGGDYGYGGLGGYGGLCGYGGYGRRYRGGYCGPC from the coding sequence ATGTCTTGCTCCAGCCTGTCCTATCCAGAATGCGGAGTGGCCCGTCCCAGTCCAGTTTCTGGCACCTGCAATGAGCCGTGCGTTAGGCAGTGCCCTGACTCTGAAGTGGTTATCAGACCATCACCGGTTGTCGTGACCCTCCCAGGACCAATTCTCAGCACTTTCCCGCAGCAGAGTGGCGTGGGAGCCGTAGGAGCACCTGTGGTCGGAGCTGGCTACGGGGGCTCATTCGGTTTGGGGGGACTGTATGGCTCTGGAGGCCATTATGGAGGATTGTATGGTTTAGGGGGATTGGGTGGTTATGGGGGCCTTTACGGTTATGGAGGATTGGATGGTTATGGGGGACTGTGTGGTTACGGGGGAGGTTATGGATATGGGGGATTAGGTAGATATGGGGGATTGTGTGGTTACGGGGGAGGTTATGGGGGACTGTGTGGTTATGGGGGAGATTACGGTTATGGGGGATTAGGTGGTTATGGGGGATTATGCGGTTATGGGGGATATGGCCGTAGGTATCGCGGTGGATACTGTGGGCCATGTTAA
- the LOC128827217 gene encoding claw keratin-like → MSCSSLSYPECGVARPSPVSGTCNEPCVRQCPDSEVVIRPSPVVVTLPGPILSTFPQQSGVGAVGAPVVGAGYGGSFGLGGLYGSGGHYGGLYGLGGLGGYGGLYGYGGLDGYGGLCGYGGGYGYGGLGRYGGLCGYGGGYGGQCGYGGGYGYRGLGGYGGLCGYGGYGRRYRGGYCGPC, encoded by the coding sequence ATGTCTTGCTCCAGCCTGTCCTATCCAGAATGCGGAGTGGCCCGTCCCAGTCCAGTTTCTGGCACCTGCAATGAGCCGTGCGTTAGGCAGTGCCCTGACTCTGAAGTGGTTATCAGACCATCACCGGTTGTCGTGACCCTCCCAGGACCAATTCTCAGCACTTTCCCGCAGCAGAGTGGCGTGGGAGCCGTAGGAGCACCTGTGGTCGGAGCTGGCTACGGGGGCTCATTCGGTTTGGGGGGACTGTATGGCTCTGGAGGCCATTATGGAGGATTGTATGGTTTAGGGGGATTGGGTGGTTATGGGGGCCTTTACGGTTATGGAGGATTGGATGGTTATGGGGGACTGTGTGGTTACGGGGGAGGTTATGGATATGGGGGATTAGGTAGATATGGGGGATTGTGTGGTTACGGGGGAGGTTATGGGGGACAGTGTGGTTATGGGGGAGGTTACGGTTATAGGGGATTAGGTGGTTATGGGGGATTATGCGGTTATGGGGGATATGGCCGTAGGTATCGCGGTGGATACTGTGGGCCATGTTAA
- the LOC128827246 gene encoding claw keratin-like isoform X2, whose protein sequence is MSCSSLSYPECGVARPSPVSGSCNEPCVRQCPDSEVVIRPSPVVVTLPGPILSTFPQQSGVGAVGAPVVGAGYGGSFGGLGGYGSHYGFGGLGGYGGLGGYGGLCGYGGGYGYGGLGGYGGLCGYGGYGRRYRGGYCGPC, encoded by the exons ATGTCTTGCTCCAGCCTGTCCTATCCAGAATGCGGGGTGGCCCGTCCCAgtccagtttctggcagttgCAATGAGCCATGCGTTAGGCAGTGCCCTGACTCTGAAGTGGTCATCAGACCATCACCGGTTGTCGTGACCCTCCCAGGACCAATTCTCAGCACTTTCCCGCAGCAGAGTGGCGTGGGAGCCGTAGGAGCACCTGTGGTCGGAGCTGGCTATGGGGGCTCATTTG GGGGATTGGGTGGTTATGGGAGCCATTACGGTTTTGGGGGATTGGGTGGTTATGGGGGATT GGGAGGTTATGGGGGACTGTGTGGTTACGGGGGAGGTTACGGTTATGGGGGATTAGGTGGTTATGGGGGATTATGCGGTTACGGGGGATATGGCCGTAGGTATCGCGGTGGATACTGTGGGCCATGTTAA
- the LOC128827224 gene encoding claw keratin-like encodes MSCSSLSYPECGVARPSPVSGSCNEPCVRQCPDSEVVIRPSPVVVTLPGPILSTFPQQSEVGAVGAPVVGAGYGGSFGLGGLYGSGGHYGGLYGLGGFGGYGGLYGYGGLGGYGGLCGYGGGYGYGGLGGYGGLSRYGGLCGYGGGYGGLCGYGGGYGYGGLCGYGGYGRRYRGGYCGPC; translated from the coding sequence ATGTCTTGCTCCAGCCTGTCCTATCCAGAATGCGGGGTGGCCCGTCCCAGTCCAGTTTCTGGCAGCTGCAATGAGCCATGCGTTAGGCAGTGCCCTGACTCTGAAGTGGTCATCAGACCATCACCGGTTGTCGTGACCCTCCCAGGACCAATTCTCAGCACTTTCCCGCAGCAGAGTGAAGTGGGAGCCGTAGGAGCACCTGTGGTCGGAGCTGGCTACGGGGGCTCATTTGGTTTGGGGGGACTGTATGGTTCTGGAGGCCATTATGGAGGATTGTATGGTTTAGGGGGATTTGGTGGTTATGGGGGCCTTTACGGTTATGGGGGATTGGGTGGTTATGGGGGATTGTGTGGTTACGGGGGAGGTTACGGTTATGGGGGATTAGGTGGTTATGGGGGATTGAGTAGATATGGGGGATTGTGTGGTTACGGGGGAGGTTATGGGGGACTGTGTGGTTACGGGGGAGGTTACGGTTATGGGGGATTATGCGGTTACGGGGGATATGGCCGTAGGTATCGCGGTGGCTACTGTGGGCCATGTTAA